Proteins encoded by one window of Streptomyces sp. LX-29:
- a CDS encoding methyltransferase domain-containing protein, translating into MTQLNAGGTEAGTAAPALPQARTAVREEDNAIPAAAADPDIAAARAAMVARLEEAGDLEAEGPVREALLALPREVLMPQAYVRRSAPDEPPSWELLDWARPQDRDELIRLLYSGDSVLVQHDGEPILGRPTGSRSGGSITAMSSTMGMTAGLLQRLELRRGQRVLDVGTGAGVTAAVACFICGPDRVVTLDINEHVAAAARARLMAAGYQPAVVTGDGLAGWPELGPYDRIFVSFAVPRVPSALVEQLASGGRGLMTLGTRSPSWPGLAVVTRTKAGAAKAELIAVELGHRGGAGFDRLFLSAAFRKKITAGEGGRTQRSRLQPPADTDRGMWLALDHLHPGLVRDFSADDLTIGAPECGSWMRTRSVGTRCWEVTTFGPRDIWAELHDVADRWRAAGSPATYQVEMDSGGAQQVTTRSGVLSWSLPDTPHTPEEEQ; encoded by the coding sequence GTGACGCAGCTGAATGCGGGCGGAACAGAGGCCGGCACGGCCGCTCCGGCTCTCCCGCAGGCGCGCACCGCCGTGCGTGAGGAAGACAACGCGATCCCGGCCGCCGCCGCGGATCCGGACATCGCGGCCGCGCGGGCGGCGATGGTCGCACGCCTGGAGGAGGCCGGGGACCTGGAGGCCGAGGGCCCGGTGCGCGAGGCACTGCTCGCCCTGCCGCGTGAGGTGCTGATGCCGCAGGCGTACGTACGGCGCAGCGCCCCCGACGAGCCGCCGAGCTGGGAGCTGTTGGACTGGGCCCGGCCCCAAGACCGCGACGAGCTGATCCGCCTGCTCTACAGCGGGGACAGCGTGCTGGTCCAGCACGACGGCGAGCCAATCCTCGGCCGCCCGACCGGCTCCCGGTCCGGGGGCTCCATCACGGCGATGTCGAGCACCATGGGCATGACCGCAGGCCTGCTGCAGCGCCTGGAACTTCGCCGCGGACAGCGCGTGCTGGACGTCGGCACCGGCGCCGGCGTGACCGCAGCCGTGGCCTGCTTCATCTGCGGCCCCGATCGCGTCGTCACCCTCGACATCAACGAGCACGTCGCAGCCGCCGCCCGAGCACGCCTCATGGCTGCGGGGTACCAGCCGGCCGTGGTGACCGGGGACGGCTTGGCCGGTTGGCCGGAGCTGGGTCCGTACGACCGGATTTTCGTGTCCTTCGCCGTCCCCCGCGTCCCGTCGGCGTTGGTTGAGCAACTCGCGTCGGGTGGCCGGGGTCTGATGACGCTGGGGACCCGCTCACCGTCCTGGCCAGGTCTGGCCGTGGTCACGAGAACGAAGGCCGGCGCGGCGAAGGCGGAACTGATCGCGGTGGAACTCGGGCACCGCGGCGGCGCCGGATTCGACCGGCTGTTCCTCTCCGCCGCCTTCCGTAAGAAGATCACTGCTGGCGAGGGCGGCCGGACCCAGCGCAGCCGCTTGCAGCCCCCCGCGGATACCGACCGAGGCATGTGGCTGGCCCTGGATCATCTCCACCCCGGGCTCGTCCGCGACTTCAGTGCCGACGACCTGACCATCGGGGCGCCCGAGTGCGGGTCCTGGATGCGGACCCGCTCCGTCGGAACTCGCTGCTGGGAGGTGACCACCTTTGGGCCGCGCGACATCTGGGCGGAGCTCCACGACGTCGCCGACCGCTGGCGTGCAGCGGGCTCGCCCGCCACGTACCAGGTGGAGATGGATTCCGGCGGCGCCCAGCAGGTGACCACCCGTTCCGGCGTCCTGTCTTGGTCTCTACCCGACACCCCTCACACCCCCGAAGAGGAACAGTGA
- a CDS encoding HIT domain-containing protein, which yields MTTGAVSDFYCNQALSGLAPIEKVAETDHALAFHHTNPSYPVHIVVIPKEHVPSLTDLGNADESLIHEVVSLVREVAAGVEKEHGSCSITTNLGLYQESKHMHWHVVYRGEGAEQILATYGHHDG from the coding sequence GTGACGACAGGTGCCGTCTCCGACTTCTACTGCAACCAGGCTCTTTCCGGCCTCGCCCCGATCGAGAAGGTCGCCGAGACCGACCACGCGTTGGCCTTCCACCACACCAACCCCTCGTATCCCGTGCACATCGTCGTGATCCCGAAGGAGCACGTGCCTTCGCTCACCGACCTCGGCAACGCCGACGAAAGCCTGATCCACGAGGTCGTGAGCCTGGTACGTGAGGTGGCTGCGGGCGTGGAGAAGGAGCACGGCTCGTGCTCGATTACCACGAATCTCGGGCTGTACCAGGAGTCCAAGCACATGCACTGGCACGTGGTCTACCGGGGCGAGGGTGCGGAGCAGATCCTCGCCACCTATGGCCATCACGACGGCTGA
- a CDS encoding UDP-N-acetylglucosamine--N-acetylmuramyl-(pentapeptide) pyrophosphoryl-undecaprenol N-acetylglucosamine transferase, giving the protein MKIAITGGASAGHVVPALAVGDQLAALGAQLGVFLGRDGSIEHEYAHRAGIPFRSVPSAGLRRHRSWGNLVMPITVIRGILAAYRALRRERPDVLFSKGSYVSVPVGIAAALCQIPVVIHKSDRSLGLANKILARLATTVCLSVPLPANAPGWLQRKAQVTGLPLRTELADGEPERLRARLQIPRHTPVLLIFCGSSSSQRINDAVRSQLDALCARFAVVHVCGRGNVDDSLSGRQGYTQLEYLHDEMPDALALADLVIGRAGATTLAELEALDLPAVLIPLPASVSRGDQIENAHAYAARRAGRCLVLPDDERLTGGAALLGACEDLVPTMGNRQPGADRERVHAAAARIAKITVEAGAPLRRRS; this is encoded by the coding sequence ATGAAGATTGCCATCACGGGCGGCGCCAGCGCCGGCCACGTCGTGCCCGCCCTCGCCGTCGGCGACCAACTCGCAGCTCTGGGCGCCCAGCTGGGGGTCTTCCTTGGCCGTGACGGCAGCATCGAGCACGAATATGCGCACCGTGCCGGGATCCCCTTCCGCTCCGTCCCGTCCGCCGGACTGCGCCGCCACCGCTCGTGGGGCAACCTCGTCATGCCGATCACGGTGATCCGCGGCATCCTCGCCGCCTATAGGGCCCTGCGACGCGAGCGGCCCGACGTGCTGTTCTCCAAGGGCTCCTACGTATCCGTCCCGGTCGGCATCGCCGCCGCCCTGTGCCAGATCCCGGTGGTCATCCACAAGTCCGACCGCTCCCTGGGGCTGGCAAACAAGATCCTTGCCCGGCTCGCCACGACCGTCTGTCTCTCCGTTCCGCTACCCGCCAACGCCCCCGGCTGGTTGCAAAGGAAGGCACAGGTCACCGGTCTGCCGTTGCGCACCGAACTGGCCGACGGCGAGCCGGAGCGCCTCCGGGCCCGCCTGCAGATCCCCCGCCACACCCCCGTCCTGCTCATCTTCTGCGGCAGCAGCAGTTCGCAGCGCATCAACGACGCAGTGCGCTCCCAACTCGACGCGCTGTGCGCTCGTTTCGCCGTCGTCCACGTGTGCGGACGAGGGAACGTCGACGACTCCCTGAGCGGCCGACAGGGGTACACGCAGCTCGAATACCTTCACGACGAGATGCCCGACGCCCTGGCCCTCGCCGACCTCGTCATCGGTCGGGCCGGCGCGACGACGCTGGCAGAACTTGAGGCGCTCGACCTGCCGGCGGTCCTCATCCCTCTGCCCGCCTCCGTCAGCCGAGGAGACCAGATCGAGAATGCACACGCTTACGCCGCCCGCAGGGCAGGCCGGTGCCTGGTTCTTCCCGATGACGAGCGACTGACGGGCGGGGCCGCGCTCCTCGGAGCCTGCGAGGACCTCGTCCCCACCATGGGAAACCGCCAGCCTGGGGCCGACCGGGAGCGGGTGCACGCCGCCGCCGCCCGCATCGCGAAGATCACGGTGGAAGCCGGGGCCCCGCTGCGCCGGCGCAGCTAG
- a CDS encoding His/Gly/Thr/Pro-type tRNA ligase C-terminal domain-containing protein — translation MTAQLLTHNRRVLVDDRPLPAGDKLRYARLLGLPHTIVLSPDRPTDELEVINRWTGRTTTATSSHIHQITAAP, via the coding sequence CTGACCGCGCAGCTCCTCACACACAACAGGCGCGTCCTCGTCGACGACCGGCCGCTTCCCGCCGGAGACAAGCTGCGCTACGCCCGCCTGCTCGGCCTGCCCCACACCATCGTTCTGTCCCCTGACCGGCCCACCGACGAGCTCGAGGTCATCAACCGCTGGACGGGCCGCACCACCACCGCTACATCCAGTCACATCCACCAGATCACGGCCGCCCCATAG
- a CDS encoding YbaK/EbsC family protein, with amino-acid sequence MGLTGVFQAPADGGSISTGPSTEHLVLSGTGQSTIVVCDHCGNRGDGAVTASHPPPAGKDPVVNVIAVALTLPDDGTQAATVAIRSDLQVSLRKVAAATGATHVALLGPKRLPELLGKEAGTLTPWDAAAAPDVLALYDRSAADLEEFSISDGHDGLLPSIRWSGACGLPALTPYGTDLHHATEAGRCGACKLGHLRSTRAVEVAHVFELGTQYSRPMNLTFTDQHGQLATPWMACSGIGITRCLQTAAELHRDHHGLRWKPGTGPADLHLTVLRADRTEMRKQAE; translated from the coding sequence ATGGGCCTGACCGGGGTCTTCCAGGCGCCTGCCGACGGTGGCAGCATCTCCACCGGCCCCAGCACCGAGCACCTCGTGCTGTCCGGTACCGGGCAGAGCACCATCGTGGTCTGCGACCACTGCGGCAACCGCGGCGACGGGGCCGTCACCGCCTCGCATCCCCCGCCGGCAGGGAAAGACCCGGTCGTCAATGTCATCGCCGTCGCCCTCACCCTTCCCGATGACGGAACCCAGGCAGCCACCGTCGCTATCCGCTCCGACCTCCAGGTCAGCCTCCGCAAGGTCGCCGCCGCCACCGGCGCCACCCATGTCGCCCTCCTCGGCCCAAAACGCCTCCCTGAACTCCTCGGCAAGGAAGCCGGCACCCTCACCCCCTGGGACGCAGCCGCCGCGCCCGATGTCCTGGCCCTCTACGACCGCTCCGCCGCCGACCTCGAGGAGTTCTCTATCTCCGACGGCCACGACGGACTCCTCCCCAGCATCCGGTGGAGCGGCGCCTGCGGACTGCCCGCCCTCACCCCCTACGGAACCGACCTCCACCACGCCACCGAGGCCGGCCGCTGCGGAGCCTGCAAGCTGGGCCACCTCCGCAGCACCCGGGCTGTCGAAGTCGCCCACGTCTTCGAACTCGGCACCCAGTACTCCCGACCCATGAACCTCACCTTCACCGACCAGCACGGCCAGCTAGCCACCCCGTGGATGGCCTGCTCCGGAATCGGCATCACCCGCTGCCTGCAGACCGCCGCCGAACTCCACCGTGACCATCACGGACTGCGCTGGAAACCCGGCACCGGCCCCGCCGACCTCCACCTCACCGTCCTGCGCGCCGACCGGACCGAAATGCGCAAGCAGGCCGAATAG
- a CDS encoding contact-dependent growth inhibition system immunity protein, whose amino-acid sequence MDHLLHLDRTLDELDPPRWTPPAAGATHLVHKVHELRLVPLGELNPADLRTLISQQVALPYVLPLAVRLLVEEPLLDAYFYEGDLLLAAVNAPASAWALLPDPAARLCSVIRRLPEVAVADLPRGAAEELARFIARPEPLR is encoded by the coding sequence ATGGACCATCTGCTGCATCTCGACCGCACGCTCGATGAGCTGGACCCACCCCGCTGGACGCCTCCTGCCGCGGGCGCGACCCATTTGGTACACAAAGTACATGAGTTGCGGCTCGTGCCGCTGGGTGAACTTAACCCGGCGGATCTGCGCACCCTCATCTCACAGCAAGTGGCACTGCCCTATGTCCTTCCGCTCGCGGTGCGCTTGCTAGTTGAGGAGCCGCTGCTTGACGCCTACTTCTATGAGGGCGACCTCCTGCTTGCCGCCGTCAATGCCCCCGCTTCGGCCTGGGCCCTGCTGCCAGACCCCGCCGCGCGACTATGCAGTGTTATCAGAAGATTGCCGGAGGTAGCGGTCGCCGACTTGCCCCGCGGCGCCGCTGAGGAGCTCGCCCGCTTCATCGCGCGGCCCGAACCGCTTCGCTGA
- a CDS encoding immunity 49 family protein: MSRAGRMATYEWQSIADEFLDYLGALSVETPDLDTPEARTVLKDASEAAAGAVAYAAYHPHCRFQIFLDYVNFGMSYDPGEDAPAESVTPKEWINALCLAVLSGKAKWHGEAFHFARQKFAEQAQGTPAGELATGLTALVLDDTGDDEEYPPSAQAKLAALDAALNRIRTRTEETSETLLDQPDSTALRTLRALAAEDREAFDSALADLLLAHTTLHGPTATASSLLPLIPLGLAALAYRTLDWMPAIHTHYLPHALVTGFETAGPRVGGFGRNRRPDAVAALAAGTLVVERPACDQAVDPESEALFDQYTREAHTPEDGEALAVWKLESAMQYQELLFKWRAGNSADVTDAQLANLRLASQLGAALFRIALAEPGTEVEVSVAGRNLRYPASRGETAGAGSWENATVFALITGVREDLAPLVLTGPAFADKDGSAFTAYREALHAYLTGVDSKLAAERALREAEQAKDWGFLPRPAVLLSQLVEGDEESFNLALADALEAHRGHYQVADRADDADATINLDILALTCHARRRGWEIRVESPYLPQRLLQASGPF, translated from the coding sequence ATGTCGCGGGCCGGCCGGATGGCCACATACGAATGGCAGTCGATCGCCGACGAGTTCCTCGACTACCTGGGAGCCCTCTCCGTCGAGACACCTGACCTCGACACCCCGGAAGCCCGGACCGTCCTCAAGGACGCCTCCGAGGCAGCGGCCGGCGCCGTCGCCTATGCGGCGTACCACCCACACTGCAGGTTCCAGATCTTCCTGGACTACGTGAACTTCGGCATGAGCTACGACCCAGGCGAGGACGCCCCCGCCGAGAGCGTCACCCCCAAGGAGTGGATCAACGCGCTCTGCCTGGCGGTCCTCAGTGGCAAGGCCAAGTGGCACGGTGAGGCCTTCCACTTCGCCCGGCAGAAGTTCGCCGAGCAGGCGCAGGGAACGCCGGCCGGCGAACTCGCCACCGGACTGACAGCCCTGGTCCTCGACGACACCGGCGACGACGAGGAGTACCCGCCGAGCGCGCAAGCCAAGCTCGCCGCCCTCGACGCCGCCTTGAACCGCATCCGCACCCGCACCGAGGAGACCAGCGAGACCCTGCTCGACCAGCCGGACAGCACGGCGCTGCGGACGCTACGCGCCCTGGCCGCCGAGGACCGTGAAGCCTTCGACTCCGCGCTGGCCGACCTCCTGCTCGCGCACACCACCCTTCACGGTCCGACCGCCACGGCGAGCAGCCTTCTCCCGCTCATTCCGCTCGGCTTGGCCGCGCTCGCGTATCGGACGCTGGACTGGATGCCGGCCATCCACACCCACTACCTCCCGCACGCCCTGGTCACCGGCTTCGAGACCGCCGGACCCAGGGTCGGCGGGTTCGGCCGCAACCGGCGCCCGGACGCGGTCGCCGCGCTGGCCGCGGGCACGCTGGTGGTCGAGCGGCCGGCGTGCGACCAGGCCGTGGACCCGGAGAGCGAGGCTCTGTTCGACCAGTACACCCGGGAGGCCCACACCCCGGAAGACGGGGAAGCACTCGCCGTTTGGAAGCTCGAGAGTGCCATGCAGTACCAGGAGCTCCTCTTCAAATGGCGTGCCGGCAACTCCGCTGATGTCACGGACGCCCAGCTTGCGAATCTGCGGCTGGCCTCCCAGCTGGGGGCCGCTCTTTTCCGCATCGCCCTGGCGGAGCCGGGCACCGAGGTCGAGGTGAGTGTCGCCGGCCGGAACCTGCGCTACCCGGCGTCGCGCGGCGAGACAGCGGGCGCCGGCAGCTGGGAGAACGCCACCGTCTTCGCCTTGATCACCGGCGTCCGCGAGGACCTTGCCCCCCTGGTCCTCACCGGCCCCGCGTTTGCCGACAAGGACGGATCCGCTTTCACCGCGTACCGGGAAGCCCTCCACGCCTACCTGACGGGCGTGGATTCCAAACTCGCGGCAGAGCGAGCGTTGCGGGAGGCCGAGCAGGCCAAGGACTGGGGCTTCCTTCCGCGACCAGCCGTGCTGCTGTCACAGCTGGTGGAAGGCGACGAGGAAAGTTTCAACCTGGCCCTGGCCGACGCCCTCGAAGCACACCGCGGTCACTACCAGGTCGCCGACCGTGCCGACGATGCGGACGCCACAATCAATCTCGACATCCTCGCCCTGACCTGCCACGCCCGCCGCCGGGGCTGGGAGATCCGCGTTGAGTCCCCCTACCTGCCCCAGCGTCTCCTCCAGGCCAGCGGACCTTTCTGA
- a CDS encoding DUF6000 family protein produces the protein MRFPRSSDPEPVDVFERYVKAKTRGHGRYLNLLHANFMRRDEGERALFLQSLNSAAREITDEELETLLKSDWRARLTAAWLIGCDRRQYFQDVLADLLVASQLCFSGQGYCFALARFGTEEDALYLVSYLERYLQRPDCQYDQHWAISALLHIDGLAGTEHATTFLASGGLWHQWNDAQYTSSPPSRIIDELCAIVDRHQSADDTPTR, from the coding sequence ATGCGCTTCCCTCGTTCCTCAGACCCCGAACCGGTCGACGTCTTCGAACGCTACGTCAAGGCGAAAACCCGGGGGCATGGGCGCTACCTCAACCTCCTCCATGCCAACTTCATGCGCCGCGACGAAGGTGAGCGCGCACTCTTCCTCCAGTCCTTGAATTCGGCCGCCCGAGAGATCACCGATGAGGAACTCGAGACTCTCCTGAAGAGCGACTGGCGCGCCCGGCTCACCGCTGCCTGGCTGATCGGCTGCGACCGCCGCCAGTACTTCCAAGATGTGCTCGCTGACCTGCTGGTTGCCAGCCAGTTGTGCTTCTCCGGTCAGGGCTACTGCTTCGCCCTCGCACGCTTCGGCACGGAGGAAGACGCCCTGTACCTGGTGTCCTACCTGGAACGCTATCTCCAACGTCCTGACTGTCAGTACGACCAGCACTGGGCCATCAGCGCGCTGCTCCACATCGATGGTCTGGCTGGAACAGAACACGCCACCACCTTCCTCGCCTCCGGCGGGCTGTGGCACCAGTGGAACGACGCCCAGTACACATCGTCGCCGCCGAGCCGGATCATCGATGAACTGTGCGCGATCGTGGACCGACACCAGTCCGCCGACGACACCCCGACACGGTGA
- a CDS encoding IS5 family transposase, translated as MSERKPYPSDLSDEQWSLIEPVITAWKDRHRSVSGHQGAYDMREIVNAILYQGRTGCQWAYLPHDLPPKSATYYYFAAWRDDGTDQVIHELLRCQVRERARRLEDPTLVVLDTQSVHVAAGVPASTSGHDPAKRVPGRKRGLAVDVLGLVIAVVVLAANTHDNAAGIVLLDQVAEHAGGSVRKALVDQGFKNQVVEHGAGLGIDVEIVARNPQDKGFVPQPKRWRVEQTYGILILHRRLVRDYEHRPSSSASRVYWAMTHVMTRRLTGANAPTWRTAQAVAA; from the coding sequence GTGAGTGAACGCAAGCCGTATCCGAGTGACTTATCGGACGAGCAGTGGTCGTTGATCGAGCCGGTGATCACCGCGTGGAAGGACCGGCACCGTTCGGTCAGCGGCCACCAGGGTGCCTACGACATGCGGGAGATCGTGAACGCGATCCTTTACCAGGGGCGGACCGGCTGCCAGTGGGCCTATCTCCCGCACGACCTGCCGCCCAAGAGCGCGACCTACTACTACTTCGCCGCCTGGCGGGACGACGGGACCGACCAGGTCATCCATGAACTCCTGCGCTGCCAGGTCCGTGAACGCGCCCGACGATTAGAGGACCCGACCCTGGTGGTCCTGGACACCCAGAGTGTCCACGTGGCCGCCGGGGTCCCCGCCTCCACGAGCGGCCACGATCCGGCCAAGCGGGTGCCCGGCCGCAAGCGGGGTCTTGCCGTGGACGTCCTCGGCCTGGTCATCGCGGTCGTCGTCCTCGCCGCGAACACCCACGACAACGCCGCGGGCATCGTCCTGCTGGACCAGGTCGCCGAGCACGCCGGCGGAAGCGTCCGCAAAGCCCTGGTCGACCAGGGCTTCAAGAACCAGGTCGTCGAACACGGCGCCGGCCTGGGCATCGACGTCGAGATCGTCGCACGCAACCCGCAGGACAAGGGGTTCGTGCCGCAGCCGAAGCGGTGGAGGGTCGAGCAGACCTACGGGATCCTGATACTGCACCGGCGCCTGGTCCGCGACTACGAGCACCGCCCCTCCTCCTCCGCCTCCCGCGTCTACTGGGCGATGACCCACGTCATGACCCGACGCCTCACCGGCGCGAACGCCCCCACCTGGCGCACGGCGCAGGCGGTGGCAGCGTGA